From one Brevibacterium sp. 'Marine' genomic stretch:
- the recO gene encoding DNA repair protein RecO codes for MHNYRDEGIVLGGHKLGEADRIVTVLTRSHGLIRAVAKGVRRTKSRFGSRLEPFMLVDLQCHVGRSLDIVTQVELIEPFARGIATDFDVYSAASVMAETARSITEAEPQSRTHFLLLVSAIRSLCNREHPPRLSLDAYLLRAMSVAGWAPSLLDCAQCGSPGPHRAFSAALGGAVCTNCRPSGAALPDTDALEHMAALLSGDWGRAEDSDLHDQIDGSKLVSDWVSWHLERNIRSLRVLEST; via the coding sequence GTGCACAACTATCGTGATGAAGGCATCGTGCTCGGCGGGCACAAGCTCGGCGAAGCCGACCGCATCGTCACCGTGCTCACTCGCAGCCACGGCCTCATCCGCGCGGTCGCGAAGGGGGTGCGACGGACGAAATCACGGTTCGGCTCCCGCCTCGAACCCTTTATGCTCGTCGATCTGCAATGCCATGTCGGCCGCAGCCTCGACATCGTCACCCAGGTCGAACTCATCGAACCCTTCGCCCGCGGAATCGCCACAGACTTCGATGTCTATTCGGCCGCCTCGGTGATGGCCGAGACGGCACGCAGCATCACCGAAGCCGAACCCCAGTCGCGCACGCATTTCCTCCTCCTCGTGTCCGCGATCCGCTCGCTGTGCAATCGCGAACACCCGCCGAGGCTGTCGCTGGATGCGTACCTGCTGCGCGCGATGTCCGTGGCCGGGTGGGCACCGAGCCTGCTCGACTGCGCCCAGTGCGGGAGCCCCGGACCTCACCGGGCGTTCTCCGCAGCACTGGGCGGGGCCGTGTGCACGAACTGTCGTCCCTCGGGGGCGGCGCTGCCCGACACCGATGCGCTCGAACATATGGCCGCGCTTCTGTCCGGTGACTGGGGGCGGGCCGAGGACTCAGACCTGCACGATCAGATCGACGGGTCGAAGCTGGTCTCGGACTGGGTGTCGTGGCACCTCGAGCGCAATATCCGATCTTTAAGAGTTCTGGAGAGCACATGA
- a CDS encoding aspartate aminotransferase family protein, translating to MTDNVTRAGTPYQDAIRNNVWMHMSPHQALFNGGEAPVIVRGEGHHIFDDKGKKYLDGLAGLFTVQVGHGREQIAKAMYDQTLKLPFMPLWSYAHPQAIEVSERLASYAPGDLNRVFLTSGGGDSVESAMKLAKNYFKLVGKPGKHKIISRATAYHGTPHGALSVTSLPGLREQFAPLVPGAHKVPNTNFYRAPEHLAHDEKAFGRWAADRIGEAIEFEGADSVAAVFLEPVQNSGGCFPPPPGYFERVREICDEYDVLLVSDETICAYGRIGDMFACNDFGYVPDIITSAKGITSGYAPLGAMIASDRLFEPFGPGGDETFYHGYTFGGHPVACAAAMANFDVFEEEKLNDHVHENAAAFKFTLEKLKDLPIVGDVRGEGFFYGIELVKDKDTKESFTEEESERILKNFVSAKMYDSGLYCRADDRGDPVIQLSPPLTVGQNEFDEMEQIIRGVLQEAWTMF from the coding sequence CATCGTCCGCGGTGAGGGCCACCACATCTTCGACGACAAGGGCAAGAAGTACCTCGACGGTCTCGCCGGCCTGTTCACCGTCCAGGTGGGTCACGGTCGTGAGCAGATCGCGAAGGCGATGTACGACCAGACGCTGAAGCTGCCGTTCATGCCGCTGTGGTCGTACGCCCACCCGCAGGCGATCGAGGTCTCGGAGCGTTTGGCCAGCTATGCGCCGGGCGATCTCAACCGGGTCTTCCTCACCTCCGGCGGCGGCGACTCGGTCGAGTCGGCGATGAAGCTGGCGAAGAACTACTTCAAGCTCGTCGGCAAACCCGGCAAGCACAAGATCATCTCGCGGGCCACCGCCTACCACGGCACGCCGCACGGTGCGCTGTCGGTGACCTCGCTGCCGGGTCTGCGGGAGCAGTTCGCTCCGCTGGTCCCCGGTGCTCACAAGGTGCCGAACACGAACTTCTACCGGGCACCGGAGCACCTCGCCCATGATGAGAAGGCCTTCGGCCGCTGGGCCGCCGACCGCATCGGTGAGGCCATCGAGTTCGAAGGTGCCGACTCCGTGGCCGCCGTCTTCCTCGAACCCGTGCAGAACTCCGGCGGCTGCTTCCCGCCGCCTCCCGGATACTTCGAGCGGGTGCGCGAGATCTGCGACGAATACGATGTGCTGCTGGTCTCGGACGAGACGATCTGCGCCTACGGTCGCATCGGCGACATGTTCGCCTGCAACGACTTCGGCTATGTTCCCGACATCATCACCTCGGCCAAGGGCATCACCTCCGGCTATGCGCCGCTGGGTGCGATGATCGCCTCCGATCGGCTCTTCGAGCCCTTCGGCCCCGGCGGCGATGAGACCTTCTACCACGGCTACACCTTCGGCGGTCACCCCGTCGCCTGTGCCGCCGCGATGGCGAACTTCGACGTCTTCGAAGAGGAGAAGCTCAACGACCACGTGCACGAGAACGCTGCGGCGTTCAAGTTCACGCTCGAGAAGCTCAAGGACCTGCCGATCGTCGGTGATGTCCGCGGTGAGGGGTTCTTCTACGGAATCGAACTCGTCAAGGACAAGGACACGAAGGAGTCGTTCACCGAAGAGGAGTCCGAGCGGATTCTCAAGAACTTCGTGTCGGCGAAGATGTACGACAGCGGCCTGTACTGCCGCGCCGACGACCGCGGCGACCCGGTCATCCAGCTCTCGCCTCCGCTGACCGTCGGTCAGAACGAGTTCGACGAGATGGAGCAGATCATCCGCGGCGTCCTCCAGGAAGCCTGGACAATGTTCTGA
- a CDS encoding isoprenyl transferase: MSYPAPPAHPSGATPPRIDAKFVPRHVAIVMDGNGRWANQRGLARTEGHKAGEASLLDVIHGAIEIGVDYLSAYAFSTENWKRSPEEVRFLMGFNRDVIRRRRDELNALGVRIVWSGRRGRLWRSVIDELETAAEMTKHNTGLVLQFCVNYGGRSEIVDAINEITAEVAAGKLKPGKVSEKTVRSRLYAPLVPDVDLFIRSSGEQRTSNFLLWQSAYAEMVFQDVLWPDVDRRTLWAAIEEYARRDRRFGGAVDTPTA; the protein is encoded by the coding sequence ATGAGCTACCCCGCACCACCGGCCCACCCCAGCGGAGCGACACCTCCGCGCATCGACGCGAAGTTCGTGCCCAGGCACGTCGCGATCGTCATGGACGGCAACGGTCGGTGGGCGAATCAGCGGGGGCTGGCGCGTACGGAAGGGCACAAGGCCGGTGAGGCGTCGCTGCTCGACGTCATCCACGGCGCGATCGAGATCGGCGTGGACTATCTGTCGGCGTATGCGTTCTCGACCGAGAACTGGAAGCGCTCACCCGAAGAGGTGCGATTCCTCATGGGCTTCAATCGCGACGTCATCCGTCGCCGACGCGATGAGCTCAACGCACTCGGCGTGCGCATCGTGTGGTCCGGGCGGCGCGGTCGCCTGTGGCGTTCGGTCATCGACGAGCTCGAGACCGCCGCCGAGATGACGAAGCACAACACGGGACTGGTGCTCCAGTTCTGCGTCAACTACGGCGGACGGTCCGAGATCGTCGACGCGATCAATGAGATCACCGCCGAGGTGGCCGCCGGGAAGCTCAAGCCCGGCAAGGTCTCGGAGAAGACCGTCCGCTCCCGCCTCTACGCACCCCTCGTGCCCGACGTCGACCTGTTCATTCGGTCATCGGGGGAGCAGCGGACCTCGAACTTCCTGCTCTGGCAGTCCGCCTATGCCGAAATGGTCTTCCAGGACGTGCTGTGGCCCGATGTCGACCGGCGCACCTTGTGGGCGGCGATCGAGGAGTACGCCCGCCGCGACCGTCGCTTCGGCGGCGCCGTCGATACGCCCACTGCCTGA
- a CDS encoding glycine--tRNA ligase has product MAQSKLDAVIALAKRRGFVFQAGEIYGGSRSAWDYGPLGVELKDNIKAQWWQQFVRGREDVVGLDSSIILPKRVWEASGHVATFVDPLVECLNCHKRHREDHLVEAYEAKNKKAPENGMADIVCPDCGTRGQWTEPQEFSGLVKTFLGPVDSEAGLHYLRPETAQGIFVNFNNVLTAARKKPPFGIGQIGKAFRNEITPGNFIFRTREFEQMEIEYFVHPDEADDYYKQWVEDCWSWFLDLGISADNVRRLDVPAEDRAHYSAGTIDIEYRFGFQGSEWGELMGVANRTDYDLGTHTEVSGAKLQYFDQASGDRYTPYVIEPSFGLTRSMMAFLVEAYSEDEAPNTKGGVDKRVVLKLDPRLAPVKAAVLPLSRNEKLTPAAKDLAATLRRRWNIDFDDAGAIGRRYRRQDEIGTPLCITVDFDTLDDQAVTIRKRDDMSQERVSIDQVEKYLADHLAGA; this is encoded by the coding sequence GTGGCACAGTCCAAGTTGGATGCCGTCATCGCCCTGGCCAAGCGCAGAGGATTCGTCTTCCAAGCAGGAGAGATCTACGGCGGTTCCCGCTCGGCATGGGACTACGGGCCGTTGGGCGTGGAGCTCAAGGACAATATCAAGGCCCAGTGGTGGCAGCAGTTCGTGCGCGGACGCGAAGACGTCGTCGGCCTCGACTCCTCCATCATCCTGCCCAAGCGCGTCTGGGAAGCCTCCGGCCACGTCGCCACCTTCGTCGATCCTCTCGTCGAGTGCCTCAACTGCCACAAGCGCCACCGCGAAGACCACCTCGTCGAGGCGTATGAGGCGAAGAACAAGAAGGCCCCGGAGAACGGAATGGCCGATATCGTCTGCCCCGACTGCGGCACTCGTGGTCAGTGGACCGAGCCGCAGGAGTTCTCCGGTCTGGTCAAGACCTTCCTGGGCCCCGTCGACTCCGAAGCCGGACTCCACTACCTGCGTCCGGAGACCGCGCAGGGCATCTTCGTCAACTTCAACAATGTGCTCACCGCTGCCCGGAAGAAGCCGCCGTTCGGCATCGGCCAGATCGGCAAGGCCTTCCGCAACGAGATCACTCCCGGCAACTTCATCTTCCGCACCCGCGAGTTCGAGCAGATGGAGATCGAGTACTTCGTCCACCCGGACGAGGCCGACGACTACTACAAGCAGTGGGTCGAAGACTGCTGGTCCTGGTTCCTCGACCTCGGCATCTCTGCCGATAACGTCCGCCGCCTCGACGTCCCCGCCGAGGACCGTGCGCACTACTCGGCCGGCACCATCGACATCGAATACCGCTTCGGCTTCCAAGGATCCGAGTGGGGCGAGCTGATGGGTGTGGCCAACCGCACCGACTACGACCTCGGCACTCACACCGAGGTCTCGGGAGCGAAGCTGCAGTACTTCGACCAGGCCAGCGGAGACCGCTACACCCCGTATGTCATCGAACCCTCCTTCGGCCTGACCCGGTCGATGATGGCATTCCTCGTCGAGGCCTACAGCGAGGACGAGGCGCCGAACACGAAGGGCGGAGTCGACAAGCGCGTTGTCCTCAAGCTCGATCCGCGCCTGGCCCCGGTCAAGGCCGCGGTGCTGCCGCTGAGCCGCAATGAGAAACTCACCCCTGCGGCCAAGGATCTCGCTGCGACGCTGCGCCGACGCTGGAACATCGACTTCGACGATGCCGGCGCCATCGGACGCCGCTACCGTCGCCAGGACGAGATCGGCACCCCGCTGTGCATCACCGTCGACTTCGACACCCTCGATGATCAGGCCGTGACGATCCGCAAGCGTGACGATATGAGCCAGGAACGCGTGAGCATCGACCAGGTGGAGAAGTACCTGGCCGACCACCTCGCCGGCGCCTGA
- a CDS encoding DEAD/DEAH box helicase, which yields MTDVSANDETTPRFSELGLHPLVLKAVEAQGYEIPTPIQAETIPTLLSGRDVIGLAQTGTGKTAAFALPALSDLAEAGRAEDGPFALVLTPTRELAIQVAEAFTSYATELPDFSVLPIYGGQAYGPQLAGLRRGAQVVVGTPGRVIDHLKKGSLKLGSLRHLILDEADEMLKMGFAEDIEEIFSQVGEDRQVALFSATMPTSIHRITGKYLDDPQEVRVAAKSQTGANIRQRYFMVQHSHKLDALTRILEVEEYEGIIMFVRTKQATEELAEKLRARGFKTAAINGDIPQQARERTIDMLREGKIDILVATDVAARGLDVERITLVVNYDIPHDTESYVHRIGRTGRAGRSGEAILFVTPREQRMLGSIERATKQKVEPLTLPSVEELTNTRVEKFTKRIDDVLATTELSELTEVIEAYSLSRDVPASNIAAALASLVLESNTLKAEPMPEPARRQGRDRDRDGGRDGGRPGRGGRARDENMTTYRLALGRNERLQPGAVVGAIANEGGITSKQIGHIDIRSNHTLVDLPKDLDPSVLRKLSHTEIQGRPIDIRPDSGRPGRPFKKRNFDKQPGDGRNFRGDRRGGKKFGGRGDRPRDRY from the coding sequence ATGACCGATGTGTCCGCAAACGACGAAACCACTCCGAGATTCTCCGAACTGGGACTCCACCCGCTCGTGCTCAAGGCCGTAGAGGCACAGGGCTACGAGATCCCCACACCCATCCAGGCCGAGACCATCCCGACCCTCCTGTCGGGCCGTGACGTCATCGGTCTCGCCCAGACCGGAACCGGAAAGACCGCGGCCTTCGCCCTGCCGGCTCTGTCCGACCTCGCCGAGGCGGGGCGCGCTGAGGACGGCCCGTTCGCTCTCGTCCTCACCCCCACTCGCGAACTCGCGATCCAGGTCGCCGAGGCGTTCACCTCCTATGCCACGGAACTTCCCGACTTCTCCGTGCTCCCGATCTACGGCGGACAGGCCTACGGCCCGCAGCTGGCGGGTCTGCGCCGTGGTGCGCAGGTCGTCGTGGGCACTCCGGGTCGTGTCATCGACCACCTGAAGAAGGGTTCGCTCAAGCTCGGCAGCCTGCGTCACCTCATCCTCGACGAGGCCGACGAGATGCTCAAGATGGGCTTCGCCGAAGACATCGAAGAGATCTTCAGCCAGGTCGGTGAGGACCGTCAGGTCGCTCTGTTCTCGGCCACCATGCCGACCTCGATCCACCGGATCACCGGCAAGTACCTGGACGACCCGCAGGAAGTTCGGGTCGCTGCGAAGTCGCAGACCGGCGCGAATATCCGCCAGCGCTACTTCATGGTCCAGCATTCGCACAAGCTCGACGCTCTGACCCGCATCCTCGAGGTCGAGGAGTACGAGGGCATCATTATGTTCGTGCGCACGAAGCAGGCCACCGAGGAACTGGCCGAGAAGCTGCGCGCCCGCGGATTCAAGACCGCCGCGATCAACGGCGACATCCCCCAGCAGGCACGTGAGCGCACGATCGACATGCTGCGCGAAGGCAAGATCGACATCCTCGTCGCCACCGACGTCGCCGCCCGCGGTCTCGACGTCGAACGCATCACCTTGGTCGTCAACTACGACATCCCGCACGACACCGAGTCCTACGTCCACCGCATCGGTCGCACCGGTCGTGCCGGACGTTCCGGTGAGGCGATCCTCTTCGTCACCCCGCGGGAACAGCGCATGCTCGGCTCGATCGAGCGCGCCACGAAGCAGAAGGTCGAACCGCTGACCCTGCCCAGCGTCGAGGAGCTGACGAACACTCGGGTCGAGAAGTTCACGAAGCGCATCGACGATGTGCTCGCTACCACCGAACTGTCCGAACTCACCGAGGTCATCGAGGCGTACTCGCTCTCCCGCGACGTGCCGGCCTCGAACATCGCGGCCGCTCTCGCGTCCCTCGTCCTCGAGTCGAATACGCTCAAGGCCGAGCCGATGCCCGAGCCGGCGCGCCGTCAGGGCCGTGACCGCGACCGCGATGGTGGTCGTGACGGCGGTCGTCCGGGCCGCGGCGGACGCGCCCGCGATGAGAACATGACGACCTACCGTCTGGCCCTGGGGCGCAACGAGCGTCTCCAGCCGGGCGCCGTGGTCGGAGCGATCGCGAACGAAGGCGGAATCACCTCGAAGCAGATCGGCCATATCGACATCCGTTCGAACCATACGCTCGTCGACCTGCCCAAGGACCTCGATCCGTCGGTGCTGCGCAAGCTCTCCCACACCGAGATCCAGGGCCGTCCCATCGACATCCGTCCGGATTCGGGTCGCCCGGGACGCCCGTTCAAGAAGCGCAACTTCGACAAGCAGCCCGGTGACGGCCGCAACTTCCGCGGTGATCGCCGGGGCGGCAAGAAGTTCGGCGGGCGGGGCGACCGTCCCCGCGACCGCTACTGA
- a CDS encoding YibE/F family protein, translating to MHMTSHHEPRASPRVRLIMLACIIPLIVVTIAGLFVLWPSGPDKDLPGGGPTTNSAEGTTDTKVTVTAVDASDCEPGETDPMVRADCTTYTVEADGHEGNLYVTPDAVKAGVDVGDTIKVLDFTQSPDRAEMGTDYVFIDFDRNVPMLALAIIYAIVVLLVAGLRGLRALIGLGFAGAVLFVFMLPAMLDGKPPVLVAMVSASLIMVIALYLAHGISTRTSTALFGTVLGIVITGILGAWMTSWANLGIAYSEDGYLLVDTTDLGMTDIIVCAILITGLGVLNDVTITQASAVWELAAAAPEMKSAQLFARAMRIGRDHIASTVYTITFAYVGSALMTLIIVSAHDQPLFDTFTLGDMSVEVVSILVCSIGLVVAIPLTTGLGVLVVKSGVRPPRRPTGSAAAPGAITAADPGTITAAHPAEERPPMTRREARERDQNR from the coding sequence ATGCATATGACGTCCCACCACGAACCGAGGGCCTCGCCGAGGGTTCGCCTGATCATGCTCGCCTGCATCATCCCGCTCATCGTGGTCACGATCGCCGGGCTCTTCGTGCTGTGGCCATCAGGACCGGACAAGGACCTGCCCGGCGGCGGGCCGACGACGAACTCGGCCGAGGGGACCACCGATACGAAGGTCACCGTCACCGCTGTCGACGCCTCGGACTGCGAGCCCGGCGAGACGGACCCGATGGTCCGCGCCGACTGCACGACCTACACCGTCGAGGCGGACGGGCACGAAGGCAACCTGTACGTCACCCCCGACGCGGTCAAGGCCGGCGTCGACGTCGGCGACACGATCAAGGTCCTCGACTTCACGCAGTCGCCGGACCGGGCGGAGATGGGCACCGATTACGTGTTCATCGATTTCGACCGCAACGTTCCGATGCTGGCCCTGGCGATCATCTACGCGATCGTCGTCCTCCTCGTCGCCGGTCTGCGGGGACTGCGCGCGCTGATCGGGCTCGGGTTCGCCGGTGCCGTGCTGTTCGTCTTCATGCTCCCGGCCATGCTCGACGGCAAACCGCCGGTGCTGGTGGCGATGGTCTCGGCGAGCCTGATCATGGTCATCGCGCTCTACCTGGCGCACGGAATCTCGACGCGGACGTCGACGGCACTGTTCGGAACGGTGCTCGGCATCGTCATCACGGGCATCCTCGGTGCGTGGATGACGTCCTGGGCGAATCTGGGCATCGCCTATTCGGAGGACGGGTACCTGCTGGTCGATACGACGGATCTGGGGATGACCGACATCATCGTGTGTGCGATCCTCATCACCGGGCTCGGGGTGCTCAACGATGTCACGATCACTCAGGCTTCGGCGGTGTGGGAGCTGGCAGCCGCCGCTCCTGAGATGAAATCGGCGCAGCTGTTCGCTCGGGCGATGCGCATCGGCCGGGACCATATCGCCTCGACCGTCTATACGATCACGTTCGCCTATGTGGGCTCGGCGCTGATGACGCTCATCATCGTCTCCGCGCATGATCAGCCGCTGTTCGACACGTTCACGCTCGGGGACATGTCGGTGGAGGTGGTGAGCATCCTCGTGTGCTCGATCGGTCTGGTCGTCGCGATTCCGCTGACGACCGGACTCGGCGTCCTCGTGGTGAAATCGGGAGTGCGCCCGCCGAGGCGGCCCACCGGATCCGCTGCCGCGCCCGGCGCGATCACGGCTGCGGACCCAGGCACGATCACGGCTGCCCACCCTGCCGAGGAGCGGCCGCCGATGACCCGTCGCGAGGCCCGTGAGCGCGACCAGAACCGCTGA
- a CDS encoding transposase translates to MRQDCLITNDQAKAAIELFDQGHGYAAAATKLDVHKPTLKLLHDRWLVRGTMSVMEPHQRRRIPAEQKIATAKRYLDGEHKVELAKELGLASSRPILDWVKEYRDKGDQAFTSPPASGKGTTARMRAIDSGQDPDADPAPSKPDLMAKKTRAEDISLAEYRQLQDRLLRAEAENAYLKKLKALRQNGQL, encoded by the coding sequence ATGCGTCAGGACTGTCTGATCACCAACGACCAAGCCAAGGCCGCGATCGAACTCTTCGACCAAGGGCACGGCTACGCCGCGGCAGCCACGAAGCTCGATGTCCACAAACCCACACTCAAACTTCTCCACGACCGGTGGCTGGTGCGTGGAACAATGTCGGTCATGGAACCGCACCAGCGCCGCCGTATACCAGCAGAGCAGAAGATCGCGACTGCGAAGCGATACCTCGACGGCGAACACAAAGTCGAACTCGCCAAGGAACTCGGCCTGGCATCGTCGCGTCCGATCCTCGACTGGGTCAAGGAATACCGGGACAAGGGCGATCAGGCATTCACCTCGCCCCCGGCATCAGGCAAGGGCACAACAGCCCGGATGCGCGCCATTGACAGCGGTCAGGACCCGGATGCTGATCCGGCCCCGTCTAAGCCGGACCTGATGGCGAAGAAGACCCGTGCCGAGGACATTAGTCTGGCGGAGTATCGGCAGCTGCAAGACCGGCTGTTGCGGGCGGAAGCGGAGAACGCGTACTTAAAAAAACTGAAGGCCTTGAGGCAGAACGGGCAGCTGTAA
- the leuA gene encoding 2-isopropylmalate synthase: protein MKLQKPTPMPFGKYKSFQDRIALDMRDRTWPDQIISKAPRWLSTDLRDGNQALIDPMTPDRKRKMFDLLVRLGFKEIEVGFPAASQVDFDFVREIIEQDAIPDDVRISVLTQAREDLIERTVESLVGAKMPTVHLYNATAPVFRKVVFGFDGDGFDQTRDIALQGTQAVMKHAETLLSDADFGYQYSPEIFVDTEPEFALDIVGSVLDMWQPADGRETVVNLPATVERGTPNTYADQIEWFCRNMPYRDEVAVSLHPHNDRGTGVAAAEMGMMAGADRIEGCLFGNGERTGNLDLVTVALNLYTQGIDPELDFSDIDEVIHTVTECNQIGVHERHPYGGDLVFTSFSGSHQDAINKAFADREKKANAQGTPVDLMEWDMPYLPVDPKDLGRSYEAIIRVNSQSGKGGVTYLLKSEHGLDLPRRMQVEFSRAVQQHTEAGGEVTAEEIRRIFNYEYLPADDPEKAWGRFQIVGLRTESGNVDAAGSSAERIEVDLIVDGQERTYEGRGNGPIDALVKILIDQFDVDVRLQDYSEHAIGSGADTNAAAYVELAVEDRVVWGAGLHPNITKASLKAVVSAVNRAARDRDRDRQA from the coding sequence ATGAAACTGCAGAAGCCAACTCCGATGCCGTTCGGCAAGTACAAGTCGTTCCAGGACCGCATCGCGCTGGATATGCGCGATCGCACCTGGCCGGATCAGATCATCAGCAAGGCGCCTCGCTGGCTGAGCACCGACCTGCGCGACGGCAATCAGGCGCTCATCGACCCGATGACGCCCGACCGCAAACGCAAGATGTTCGATCTGCTCGTGCGGCTCGGGTTCAAGGAGATCGAGGTCGGATTCCCCGCGGCCAGCCAGGTCGACTTCGACTTCGTCCGCGAGATCATCGAACAGGATGCGATCCCCGATGACGTCCGCATCTCCGTGCTCACGCAGGCTCGAGAGGACCTCATCGAACGCACCGTCGAATCCCTCGTCGGCGCGAAGATGCCCACCGTGCACCTCTACAATGCGACGGCTCCGGTCTTCCGCAAGGTCGTCTTCGGCTTCGACGGTGACGGCTTCGATCAGACCCGCGATATCGCGCTGCAGGGCACTCAGGCCGTGATGAAGCACGCCGAGACGCTGCTGTCCGATGCGGACTTCGGCTACCAGTACTCGCCGGAGATCTTCGTCGACACCGAACCCGAGTTCGCCCTCGACATCGTCGGCAGCGTCCTCGACATGTGGCAGCCCGCCGACGGTCGCGAAACCGTCGTCAACCTGCCTGCCACCGTCGAACGAGGAACCCCGAACACGTATGCGGACCAGATCGAATGGTTCTGCCGCAATATGCCCTACCGCGACGAGGTGGCCGTGTCCCTCCACCCGCACAACGACCGGGGCACCGGCGTGGCCGCGGCGGAGATGGGGATGATGGCCGGCGCCGACCGGATCGAAGGCTGCCTGTTCGGCAACGGTGAGCGCACCGGAAACCTCGACCTCGTCACCGTCGCCCTCAACCTGTACACCCAGGGCATCGATCCGGAGCTCGACTTCTCCGACATCGACGAAGTCATCCACACCGTCACCGAATGCAACCAGATCGGCGTCCACGAACGCCACCCCTACGGCGGCGACCTCGTCTTCACCTCGTTCTCGGGCTCGCACCAGGACGCGATCAACAAGGCCTTCGCCGATCGAGAGAAGAAAGCGAACGCTCAGGGCACCCCGGTCGACCTCATGGAATGGGACATGCCCTACCTGCCGGTCGACCCGAAGGACCTGGGCCGGTCCTACGAGGCGATCATCCGTGTGAACTCGCAGTCCGGCAAGGGCGGAGTGACCTACCTGCTCAAGAGCGAGCACGGACTCGACCTGCCGCGTCGCATGCAGGTCGAATTCTCCCGCGCCGTGCAGCAGCACACCGAGGCCGGCGGTGAGGTCACCGCCGAAGAGATCCGCCGCATCTTCAACTACGAATACCTGCCCGCCGACGACCCCGAGAAGGCGTGGGGCCGCTTCCAGATCGTCGGTCTGCGCACCGAGTCGGGCAACGTCGACGCTGCCGGCTCGTCGGCCGAGCGCATCGAGGTCGACCTCATCGTCGATGGCCAGGAACGCACCTACGAAGGACGCGGCAACGGACCGATCGACGCGCTCGTGAAGATCCTCATCGACCAGTTCGACGTCGACGTCCGTCTCCAGGACTACTCCGAGCACGCCATCGGCTCCGGCGCCGACACCAACGCCGCTGCCTATGTCGAACTCGCCGTCGAAGACCGCGTCGTGTGGGGCGCGGGACTGCACCCGAACATCACGAAGGCCTCGCTCAAGGCCGTCGTCTCGGCCGTCAACCGCGCCGCCCGTGACCGTGACCGGGACCGCCAAGCCTGA
- a CDS encoding IS3 family transposase, translated as MVASLKANYPLSLLLSIAGLARSTFFYHQKRFDQKPDPYEQVRPRIREIFTDSRECYGHRKIWAVLVKEGITIAKKTVLRLMQDMNIKTKVRRKRYNSHRGTIGRVAGNVLNREFTAEEPNEKWVSDVTEFAVADQKLYLSPVIDLFDTSVVSYSMSTSPNTALTNKSLTNACQGLRPGQKPLVHTDQGFQYQHVSWAAILTKHGATPSMSRKGNCWDNAMAENFFGQLKTEMFYLQKFNTVEDLEKAIDEYIHWYNFERISMRLGGLAPMEYRTKTATAGQPATALC; from the coding sequence ATAGTTGCCAGTCTCAAGGCGAACTACCCACTGTCACTGCTGCTGAGCATTGCGGGCCTGGCACGGTCGACGTTTTTCTATCACCAGAAACGCTTCGATCAGAAACCTGACCCATACGAGCAGGTCAGGCCCCGGATCCGGGAGATCTTCACCGACAGCCGCGAATGCTACGGGCACCGCAAGATCTGGGCAGTCTTGGTCAAAGAAGGCATCACGATCGCGAAGAAGACAGTGCTGCGGTTGATGCAGGACATGAACATCAAGACCAAGGTGCGCAGGAAGCGGTATAACTCCCACCGTGGCACGATCGGCCGTGTTGCCGGCAACGTCCTCAACCGGGAGTTCACCGCTGAGGAACCAAATGAGAAATGGGTCTCTGACGTCACCGAATTCGCTGTGGCGGATCAGAAACTGTATCTGTCACCGGTCATCGATCTCTTCGATACCAGTGTGGTGTCGTACTCGATGTCGACGTCACCGAACACGGCGTTGACGAACAAGTCACTGACGAATGCGTGTCAGGGGCTTCGGCCCGGTCAGAAACCATTGGTGCACACGGACCAGGGGTTTCAGTACCAGCACGTGTCGTGGGCGGCGATCCTGACCAAACACGGTGCCACACCGTCGATGTCGCGGAAGGGAAACTGCTGGGATAACGCGATGGCGGAGAACTTCTTCGGGCAGTTGAAAACCGAGATGTTCTATCTGCAGAAATTCAACACGGTCGAGGACCTCGAGAAAGCGATCGATGAGTACATTCATTGGTATAACTTTGAGAGGATCTCGATGCGACTCGGCGGTCTTGCCCCGATGGAGTATCGGACCAAGACCGCCACAGCCGGACAGCCGGCAACTGCTTTATGCTGA